In one window of Streptomyces roseofulvus DNA:
- a CDS encoding GPR1/FUN34/YaaH family transporter has protein sequence MNKDVASGNGTSTLGNLALGLTLLAFGLGGTGVIDNVAAADAAGLATWVGGVALFLVGLLALRAGSTGDGTAFTALGAFWFTWGTGVGGGASADAVGLFLLLWALLALTLTLAASGGGLFGQGVYGLLFLALLLSGIAALAGNEGLGKAGGWVAALAGLAAWYGATAAVAGWPALGRANSGSTAAAA, from the coding sequence GTGAACAAGGACGTCGCGTCGGGGAACGGCACCTCCACGCTCGGAAACCTCGCACTCGGACTGACCCTCCTGGCCTTCGGCCTGGGCGGCACCGGTGTGATCGACAACGTCGCGGCAGCCGATGCCGCGGGCCTCGCCACCTGGGTCGGCGGCGTGGCGCTCTTCCTGGTCGGCCTGCTCGCCCTGCGTGCGGGCAGCACCGGCGACGGCACGGCCTTCACGGCGCTCGGCGCCTTCTGGTTCACCTGGGGGACCGGAGTCGGCGGCGGGGCCTCGGCGGACGCGGTCGGACTCTTCCTGCTCCTGTGGGCGCTGCTGGCGCTCACGCTGACGCTGGCCGCCTCCGGCGGCGGGCTCTTCGGGCAGGGCGTCTACGGCCTGCTGTTCCTCGCCCTGCTGCTCTCGGGCATCGCCGCGCTGGCGGGCAACGAGGGCCTGGGCAAGGCGGGCGGCTGGGTGGCCGCGCTGGCGGGCCTCGCGGCCTGGTACGGCGCCACGGCGGCCGTCGCCGGCTGGCCGGCCCTGGGCCGCGCGAACAGCGGCAGCACGGCGGCGGCGGCGTAA
- a CDS encoding universal stress protein: MAGHEFPEPADRKRVADSTVDPLAVEQPRHACDPAFRHGVVVGFDGSTSSERALAYAIGMARRSGSGLIIVHVANRLPTTVWAGCEPPVFVDVPDHRTEVLGLELACADHLSEVPWILVERGGDICHELEEVGREYSADAIVVGSTHGIVGRIFGSVAGRLARRAQRPVIVIP; encoded by the coding sequence ATGGCCGGTCACGAATTCCCCGAACCCGCGGACCGCAAGCGCGTCGCCGACTCCACGGTCGACCCCCTCGCGGTGGAACAGCCACGCCACGCCTGCGACCCGGCCTTCCGGCACGGGGTGGTCGTCGGCTTCGACGGCTCCACGTCCAGCGAGCGCGCCCTCGCGTACGCCATCGGCATGGCCCGGCGCTCCGGCTCCGGCCTGATCATCGTGCACGTCGCCAACCGGCTCCCCACCACCGTGTGGGCCGGCTGCGAGCCGCCCGTCTTCGTCGACGTCCCGGACCACCGCACCGAGGTGCTCGGTCTGGAGCTGGCCTGCGCCGACCACCTCTCCGAGGTGCCGTGGATCCTGGTGGAGCGCGGCGGGGACATCTGCCACGAGCTGGAGGAGGTCGGCCGCGAGTACTCGGCCGACGCGATCGTGGTCGGCTCGACGCACGGCATCGTCGGGCGGATCTTCGGCTCGGTGGCCGGCCGGCTCGCGCGGCGCGCGCAGCGGCCCGTGATCGTCATCCCCTGA